A section of the Corynebacterium auris genome encodes:
- the argC gene encoding N-acetyl-gamma-glutamyl-phosphate reductase: protein MAVKIAVAGATGYAGGEILRLLLGHPRYAAGEIEIGELTGNSNAGQTVAALMPHVPALGDRVIRETSPDVLAGHDVVFLGLPHGYSAEIARALPDSTLVIDCAADFRLREAEDWRRYYGEDHAGSWPYGIPEMPGHREQIAASRRVAIPGCFPSGATLAALPAVHAGLVTPDLSVVSITGVSGAGKKANVALLGAETIGSLKAYNTAGRHRHNPEIAQNLREATDEPVSVSFTPVLAPLSRGILTTVTAPLKPGVTTEQAHEAYASFYADEPFVWVMPGGLQPQTQNVVGTNMCHIQVEADEVAGKLLATSAIDNLTKGTAGAAVQCMNIALGWEETAGLPTAGVAP from the coding sequence ATGGCAGTCAAAATAGCAGTGGCAGGCGCCACCGGGTACGCCGGAGGGGAGATCCTCCGGCTTCTCCTTGGCCACCCGCGCTACGCGGCGGGCGAGATCGAGATCGGGGAGCTGACCGGCAACAGCAACGCGGGCCAGACCGTGGCGGCGCTCATGCCCCACGTCCCCGCGCTGGGGGACCGGGTGATCAGGGAGACCAGTCCGGACGTCCTGGCGGGCCACGACGTGGTTTTCCTTGGCCTGCCGCACGGGTACTCGGCTGAGATCGCCCGGGCGCTGCCCGATTCGACGCTTGTTATCGACTGCGCCGCCGACTTCCGGCTGCGCGAGGCCGAGGACTGGCGGCGCTACTACGGCGAGGACCACGCGGGCTCCTGGCCCTACGGCATTCCGGAGATGCCGGGGCACCGTGAGCAGATCGCGGCCTCCCGGCGCGTGGCCATCCCCGGCTGCTTCCCGTCGGGGGCGACCCTCGCCGCGCTGCCAGCTGTGCACGCGGGCCTGGTCACGCCCGATCTGAGCGTGGTCTCCATTACTGGGGTCTCCGGGGCAGGCAAGAAGGCGAACGTAGCCCTTTTGGGCGCGGAGACCATCGGCTCGCTCAAGGCCTACAACACGGCGGGCCGGCACCGCCACAACCCGGAAATCGCCCAGAACCTGCGCGAGGCCACCGATGAGCCGGTAAGCGTGAGCTTTACCCCGGTGCTCGCGCCGCTGTCGCGCGGGATCTTGACCACGGTCACCGCGCCCCTGAAGCCGGGGGTGACCACCGAGCAGGCCCACGAGGCGTACGCCTCGTTCTACGCTGATGAGCCTTTCGTGTGGGTCATGCCCGGCGGCCTCCAGCCGCAGACCCAGAACGTCGTGGGCACGAACATGTGCCACATCCAGGTGGAGGCGGACGAGGTGGCGGGCAAGCTGCTCGCCACCTCCGCCATCGACAACCTGACCAAGGGCACAGCCGGAGCCGCCGTGCAGTGCATGAATATCGCCCTCGGGTGGGAGGAGACCGCCGGTCTGCCCACCGCGGGCGTCGCGCCCTAA
- the argJ gene encoding bifunctional glutamate N-acetyltransferase/amino-acid acetyltransferase ArgJ — MTGVTTPRGFRAAATTAGIKPSGNPDMALVLNDGPESVAAAVFTRNRVVASPVKVSRRAVADGALRAVVYNSGNANALNGKQGDSDAAETQRCVAESLDIEPGEVAVCSTGLIGDVLPMEKVRSAIPALAAGLDTAGGAEAARAIMTTDTVAKQAHAEYDGWCVGAMGKGVGMMAPSLATMLVCVTTDASVSAEALDLALRRATAATFEVLDIDGTTSTNDTVIAMASGASGITPPQAQLDAALLQVCEALAAQMQADAEGVTKRVSITVSGTGTDEEAREAARTIGRDNLFKCAMFGSDPNWGRVLAAVGMAPAAMDPDNISVSFNGRPVCVASTGAPGAREVDLSGADIDVVVDLGTGGAGRATVRTTDLSHAYVEINSAYST; from the coding sequence ATGACGGGAGTAACCACGCCGCGGGGTTTCCGTGCCGCGGCGACGACGGCGGGGATCAAGCCTTCGGGCAACCCCGATATGGCCCTCGTGCTCAATGACGGCCCCGAGAGCGTGGCCGCGGCCGTGTTCACCCGCAACCGCGTTGTCGCATCCCCGGTCAAGGTCTCGCGCCGCGCCGTCGCGGACGGCGCACTGAGAGCGGTGGTGTACAACTCCGGAAACGCCAATGCGCTCAACGGAAAGCAGGGGGACTCCGACGCCGCCGAAACCCAGCGGTGTGTTGCCGAGTCGCTGGATATCGAGCCCGGCGAGGTCGCGGTGTGCTCCACGGGGCTGATCGGTGACGTACTGCCGATGGAGAAGGTGCGCTCGGCCATCCCCGCGCTCGCGGCCGGGCTCGATACCGCGGGCGGCGCGGAAGCGGCCCGGGCAATCATGACCACCGACACCGTTGCCAAGCAGGCCCACGCCGAGTACGACGGCTGGTGTGTCGGGGCCATGGGCAAGGGGGTGGGCATGATGGCGCCTTCTTTGGCGACGATGCTGGTGTGCGTGACCACGGACGCGTCGGTAAGCGCGGAAGCCCTTGATCTAGCACTGCGGCGCGCGACGGCGGCCACCTTCGAGGTTCTCGACATTGACGGCACGACGTCGACGAACGACACGGTCATCGCCATGGCTAGCGGGGCCAGCGGTATCACGCCCCCGCAGGCGCAGCTCGACGCCGCGCTGCTGCAGGTCTGCGAGGCGCTGGCGGCGCAGATGCAGGCGGATGCCGAGGGGGTGACCAAGCGGGTGAGCATCACCGTGTCAGGCACGGGCACCGACGAGGAGGCCCGCGAGGCAGCGCGGACCATCGGGCGCGACAACCTGTTCAAGTGCGCGATGTTCGGCTCCGACCCGAACTGGGGCCGCGTTCTGGCCGCCGTCGGCATGGCGCCGGCGGCGATGGACCCGGACAACATCTCGGTCAGCTTTAACGGCAGGCCGGTGTGCGTGGCGTCGACGGGCGCTCCCGGGGCGCGCGAGGTGGACCTCAGCGGCGCCGACATCGACGTCGTGGTCGACCTGGGCACCGGGGGAGCGGGGCGGGCGACCGTGCGCACCACGGACCTGTCGCACGCCTACGTCGAGATCAACTCGGCCTACAGCACATAG
- the argB gene encoding acetylglutamate kinase, which yields MNEQLVTLNNETRANVLAEALPWLQHFRDKIVVVKYGGNAMIDEELKAAFAADMVFLRTVGAKPVVVHGGGPQISAMLTRLGLDQGEFVEGYRVTTPEILDVVRMVLFGQVGRDLLGRINSHGPYAVGTSGEDAGLFRAARRLVRVDGEDLDIGLVGTIVDVNPSAVMDIIEAGRIPVVSGIAPGEDGNVYNINADEAAGALAAAIGAERLVVLTNVEGLYTDWPNKDSLLSRIEVGDLAAMMPTLDSGMIPKMQACLTAVQGGVRAAHVIDGRLAHAVLLELLTMGGIGTMVLPDAFDAANYPEGTVFRKDDRA from the coding sequence ATGAACGAGCAACTGGTGACGCTGAACAACGAAACGCGTGCGAACGTTCTCGCGGAGGCCCTGCCGTGGCTGCAGCATTTTCGGGACAAGATCGTGGTGGTTAAGTACGGCGGCAACGCCATGATTGACGAGGAGCTCAAAGCCGCTTTCGCCGCCGACATGGTCTTTTTGCGCACGGTGGGCGCCAAGCCCGTCGTCGTGCACGGCGGCGGGCCGCAGATCTCGGCGATGCTGACCCGGCTCGGCCTTGACCAGGGCGAGTTCGTCGAGGGCTACCGCGTGACCACGCCGGAGATCCTCGACGTGGTGCGGATGGTGCTTTTCGGCCAGGTCGGCCGAGACCTGCTGGGCAGGATCAACTCCCACGGGCCGTACGCGGTGGGCACCTCCGGGGAGGATGCTGGCCTGTTCCGCGCGGCGCGGCGGCTCGTCCGCGTCGACGGTGAGGACCTCGACATCGGCCTGGTGGGCACGATCGTGGACGTCAACCCCTCCGCCGTCATGGACATCATCGAGGCGGGGCGCATCCCCGTCGTTTCCGGTATCGCCCCCGGCGAGGACGGCAATGTCTACAACATCAACGCAGACGAGGCGGCCGGAGCTCTCGCTGCGGCGATCGGGGCGGAGCGCCTCGTCGTTCTCACCAACGTGGAGGGGCTGTACACCGACTGGCCCAACAAGGATTCTCTCCTTTCGCGCATCGAGGTCGGGGACCTGGCGGCGATGATGCCCACGCTCGATTCCGGGATGATCCCGAAGATGCAGGCGTGCCTCACCGCAGTGCAGGGAGGGGTCCGGGCGGCCCACGTCATCGATGGGCGGCTCGCCCACGCCGTCCTGCTCGAGCTGTTGACCATGGGTGGTATCGGCACGATGGTGCTTCCCGACGCCTTCGATGCCGCCAATTACCCTGAGGGAACCGTTTTCCGGAAGGATGATCGCGCATGA
- a CDS encoding acetylornithine transaminase, with the protein MNASAVKQWDEVLMNTYGTPPIELVSGRGAWVEDAAGAQYIDLLAGIAVNALGHGHPAIVEAVGEQVARLGHVSNLFASGPVVRLAGRLKQRCGDDSARVFFCNSGAEANEAAFKLARLSGRRRVLAAHHGFHGRTMGSLALTGQPSKRAVFEPLAPNVEFYPYGDADYLRALVEMDPTSVAAIFLEAVQGETGVVPAPEGFLRQVRSLCDEHGILMVVDEVQTGVGRTGRFFAYEHEGVAPDVITMAKGLGGGLPIGAVIARGGAAELFGPGAHGTTFGGNPVVCAAANAMLDVVDDAFIGEVARKGEEFARQLRALDGVEQVRGRGLMLGVVLGKPVAKKAVAAGLEHGVILNAPSDTVLRITPPLVITDEDITEATRRVAQSLNQAAAQN; encoded by the coding sequence ATGAACGCATCCGCTGTGAAGCAGTGGGATGAGGTGCTGATGAACACCTACGGCACCCCGCCCATCGAACTGGTCTCCGGGCGCGGGGCGTGGGTCGAGGACGCGGCGGGCGCACAGTACATCGACCTACTCGCCGGCATTGCAGTCAACGCGCTTGGCCACGGCCACCCGGCGATCGTCGAGGCAGTCGGAGAGCAGGTCGCCCGGCTCGGCCATGTGTCCAACCTCTTCGCCTCCGGGCCGGTTGTGCGCTTGGCGGGCCGGTTGAAGCAGAGGTGCGGCGACGACTCCGCGCGCGTCTTTTTCTGCAACTCCGGCGCCGAGGCCAACGAGGCCGCGTTCAAACTGGCCCGCCTCAGCGGCCGACGCCGTGTGCTGGCCGCGCACCACGGCTTCCACGGGCGCACGATGGGCTCCCTCGCGCTGACCGGCCAGCCCTCCAAACGGGCGGTGTTCGAGCCCCTCGCCCCGAACGTGGAGTTCTACCCCTACGGCGACGCCGACTACCTGCGCGCGCTCGTGGAGATGGACCCGACCTCGGTCGCCGCCATTTTCCTGGAGGCGGTGCAGGGCGAAACGGGCGTTGTCCCCGCGCCCGAGGGCTTCCTTCGCCAGGTGCGCTCGCTGTGCGACGAGCACGGCATCCTCATGGTCGTCGATGAGGTGCAAACCGGCGTGGGGCGCACGGGCCGCTTCTTCGCCTACGAGCACGAGGGTGTCGCCCCCGACGTGATCACGATGGCCAAGGGACTTGGCGGGGGGCTGCCCATCGGAGCGGTCATTGCCCGCGGCGGCGCCGCCGAGCTGTTCGGCCCCGGCGCGCACGGCACGACTTTCGGCGGCAACCCCGTGGTGTGCGCAGCGGCGAATGCCATGCTCGACGTCGTCGACGATGCCTTTATCGGCGAGGTGGCGCGAAAGGGCGAGGAGTTCGCCCGCCAGCTGCGCGCACTTGACGGCGTGGAGCAGGTGCGGGGGCGCGGGCTCATGCTTGGCGTCGTGTTGGGAAAGCCCGTGGCCAAGAAGGCCGTGGCCGCCGGGCTCGAGCACGGCGTGATCCTCAACGCGCCGAGCGATACTGTGCTGCGCATTACCCCGCCGCTGGTGATCACGGACGAGGACATCACGGAAGCAACCCGCCGCGTCGCGCAATCGCTGAACCAGGCCGCGGCCCAGAACTAA
- the argF gene encoding ornithine carbamoyltransferase, whose protein sequence is MTRTTRHFLADDDLTPAEQAEVLELAAELKREPLSRRPLEGPLSVAVLFDKTSTRTRFSFDAGIAHLGGHAIVTETGNSQMGKGETYQDTGAVLSRYVEAIVWRTYAHQNLEDMAQTATVPLVNALSDDLHPCQILADLQTVVENLCPEKGPAGLRGKKAVYLGDGDNNMANSYMIGFATAGMDIAIVSPEGFLPKKQFVDRAEARAAETGATVTVTSDLAAVDGADVVITDTWVSMGMEGDGKDRRTPFLPYQVNQAMMERAAEGAIFLHCLPAYRGSEVTADVIDGPASRVFDEAENRLHAQKALLVWLLEHQE, encoded by the coding sequence ATGACACGTACGACCCGGCATTTCCTTGCCGACGACGACCTAACCCCCGCCGAACAGGCGGAGGTGCTCGAGCTCGCCGCCGAGCTCAAGCGCGAACCCTTGTCGCGCCGGCCGCTGGAGGGGCCGCTTTCGGTCGCCGTGCTGTTTGATAAGACATCGACACGCACTCGCTTTTCTTTCGACGCGGGCATCGCCCACTTAGGCGGGCACGCCATCGTCACCGAGACGGGCAACTCGCAGATGGGCAAGGGGGAGACGTACCAGGACACCGGCGCTGTGCTGTCGCGCTACGTCGAGGCGATCGTCTGGCGCACCTACGCCCACCAGAACCTCGAGGATATGGCGCAAACCGCGACCGTCCCCCTGGTCAACGCCCTGTCGGACGACCTGCACCCCTGCCAGATCCTCGCGGACCTGCAGACCGTGGTGGAAAACCTCTGCCCCGAAAAGGGCCCCGCGGGGCTGCGGGGGAAGAAGGCCGTCTACCTCGGCGACGGAGACAACAACATGGCCAACTCCTACATGATCGGCTTCGCCACCGCGGGCATGGATATCGCCATCGTCAGCCCCGAGGGCTTCCTGCCGAAGAAGCAGTTCGTCGACCGGGCAGAGGCCCGCGCCGCGGAAACCGGGGCGACGGTCACCGTGACCTCCGACCTGGCCGCAGTGGACGGCGCCGACGTGGTGATCACCGACACGTGGGTGTCCATGGGCATGGAGGGCGACGGCAAGGACCGCCGCACCCCCTTCCTGCCGTACCAGGTCAACCAGGCAATGATGGAACGCGCGGCTGAAGGGGCGATCTTCCTGCACTGCCTGCCCGCCTACCGCGGCAGCGAAGTCACCGCCGACGTCATCGACGGCCCGGCCTCCCGCGTCTTCGACGAGGCGGAAAACCGCCTCCACGCCCAGAAGGCACTTCTGGTGTGGCTCCTGGAGCACCAGGAATGA
- a CDS encoding arginine repressor encodes MTQPISRTARQARILEILETTRVSSQVQLSGILQAEGIDITQATLSRDLDELGAKKVRPADGGGAFYSVHAEAGPAQSGPREKLRRMLDELVVTADHSGSIAVLRTPPGAAQYLASYIDRVGLRQVVGCIAGDDTIFVLARDPLTGADLAQLLMAGTLSST; translated from the coding sequence ATGACCCAGCCGATATCGCGCACGGCACGGCAGGCGCGGATCCTCGAGATCCTGGAAACGACACGGGTGTCCAGCCAGGTGCAGCTGTCGGGGATTCTCCAGGCGGAGGGGATCGACATCACTCAGGCCACCCTGTCGCGCGACCTCGACGAGCTCGGCGCGAAGAAGGTTCGGCCAGCCGATGGCGGCGGCGCCTTCTACAGCGTCCACGCCGAGGCCGGTCCGGCCCAGTCCGGCCCGCGCGAGAAGCTGCGGCGCATGCTCGACGAGCTTGTGGTCACCGCCGACCATTCTGGCTCGATCGCGGTGCTGCGCACCCCGCCGGGGGCGGCGCAGTACTTGGCCAGCTACATCGACCGCGTTGGCCTGCGCCAAGTGGTCGGGTGCATCGCGGGCGACGACACGATTTTTGTCCTCGCCCGCGACCCGCTCACCGGCGCGGACCTGGCGCAGCTGCTGATGGCCGGAACGCTATCCTCAACATAG
- a CDS encoding argininosuccinate synthase encodes MTNRVVLAYSGGLDTSVAIPYLGEMLEGDVVAVALDLGQGGEDMESVRQRALDCGAAESIVIDAKDEFAEEYCVPAIKANALYQGEYPLVSAISRPLIVKHLVKAAQEHGGTHVAHGCTGKGNDQVRFEVGFLNQDPDLEIVAPARDYAWTRDKAIAYAEGKDLPIEQSAASPFSIDQNVWGRAVETGFLEELWNPPTKDLYSYTEDPALGNAADEVIISFEAGVPVAIDGRQVSVLEAIEELNRRAGAQGIGRLDMVEDRLVGIKSREVYEAPGALTLITAHKALEDVTVERELARYKRLIEARWSEEVYDGLWFGPLKRSLDAFIDSTQEHVTGDIRLVLHGGRATVNGRRSNHSLYDFNLATYDTGDTFDQTLAKGFVRLHGLSSQIANKRDREAGK; translated from the coding sequence ATGACCAACCGCGTAGTCCTCGCGTACTCCGGCGGACTCGACACCTCCGTGGCCATCCCGTACCTCGGCGAGATGCTGGAGGGCGACGTAGTTGCCGTCGCCCTCGACCTCGGCCAGGGCGGGGAAGACATGGAGTCCGTGCGCCAGCGCGCCCTCGACTGCGGAGCCGCGGAGTCCATCGTCATCGACGCGAAGGACGAGTTCGCGGAAGAATACTGCGTGCCCGCGATCAAGGCCAACGCCTTGTACCAGGGGGAGTACCCTCTGGTCTCGGCTATTTCCCGCCCGCTCATCGTCAAGCACCTGGTCAAGGCGGCGCAGGAGCACGGCGGCACCCACGTCGCCCACGGCTGCACGGGCAAGGGCAACGACCAGGTCCGCTTCGAGGTCGGCTTCCTCAACCAGGACCCGGACTTGGAGATCGTGGCGCCGGCGCGCGACTACGCGTGGACGCGCGACAAGGCCATCGCCTACGCGGAGGGCAAGGACCTGCCCATCGAGCAGTCCGCCGCGTCCCCCTTCTCCATCGACCAGAACGTGTGGGGCCGCGCGGTGGAGACCGGCTTCCTTGAGGAGCTGTGGAACCCGCCGACAAAGGACCTTTACTCCTACACCGAGGACCCCGCCCTCGGCAACGCCGCCGACGAGGTCATCATTTCCTTCGAGGCGGGCGTCCCCGTCGCCATCGACGGCCGCCAGGTCAGCGTGCTCGAGGCCATCGAGGAGCTCAACCGCCGCGCCGGCGCCCAGGGCATTGGCCGCCTTGACATGGTGGAGGACCGCCTCGTGGGCATCAAGTCCCGCGAGGTCTACGAGGCCCCCGGGGCTCTGACTCTCATCACCGCGCACAAGGCCCTCGAGGACGTCACCGTCGAGCGTGAGCTCGCCCGCTACAAGCGCCTCATTGAGGCGCGCTGGTCCGAGGAGGTCTACGACGGCCTCTGGTTCGGTCCCCTGAAGCGTTCCCTCGACGCCTTCATCGACTCCACTCAGGAGCACGTCACCGGCGATATCCGCCTGGTGCTGCACGGTGGCCGCGCGACGGTCAACGGCCGACGTTCGAACCACTCGCTCTACGACTTTAACCTGGCCACCTACGACACCGGCGACACCTTCGACCAGACGCTGGCCAAGGGGTTCGTGCGCCTGCACGGCCTGTCGTCCCAGATTGCCAACAAGCGCGATCGGGAGGCGGGCAAGTAG
- the argH gene encoding argininosuccinate lyase: MERHATNEGALWGGRFSGGPSEAMFALSVSTHFDWVLAPYDVLASKAHAKVLNRAGLLSDADLATMLDGLDQLGRDVADGSFAPAPTDEDVHGAMERGLIDRVGPEVGGRLRAGRSRNDQVAAMFRMWCRDALRGIALDVADLIDALVEQAQAHPDAIMPGKTHFQAAQPILLAHSLLAHAQPLLRDLERIQDADKRLAVSPYGSGALAGSSLQLDPEAIAAELGFNSAADNSLDGTASRDFAAETAYVLAQIAVDLSRFAEEIIAWSTPEFGYVMLDDAWSTGSSIMPQKKNPDVPELARGKTGRLIGNLTGLMATLKAMPLAYNRDLQEDKEPVIDSVTQLRTLLPAMTGLVSTLVFHEERMRQLAPAGYTLATDLAEWMVRQGVPFREAHEASGACVRLAESRGVDLVDLTDEELAGVDKRLLPEVREVLTVEGAVASRATRGGTAKVRVEEQRERVREAASQFREWAGKPVRS, translated from the coding sequence ATGGAGCGCCACGCCACCAACGAGGGCGCGCTGTGGGGCGGCCGTTTCTCCGGCGGCCCCTCCGAGGCGATGTTCGCCCTGTCCGTGTCCACGCACTTCGACTGGGTCCTGGCGCCCTACGACGTGCTTGCTTCCAAGGCGCACGCCAAGGTGCTCAATAGGGCGGGCTTGCTTTCCGACGCTGACCTGGCGACCATGCTCGACGGACTCGACCAGCTGGGCCGGGATGTGGCCGACGGCTCCTTCGCCCCGGCGCCGACCGACGAAGACGTCCACGGCGCGATGGAGCGCGGCCTCATCGACCGCGTCGGCCCGGAGGTCGGCGGGCGCCTGAGGGCCGGGCGCTCCCGCAACGACCAGGTCGCCGCGATGTTCCGCATGTGGTGCCGCGACGCCCTGCGCGGAATCGCCCTCGACGTCGCCGACCTCATCGACGCGCTCGTCGAGCAGGCGCAGGCTCACCCGGACGCGATCATGCCGGGCAAGACCCACTTCCAGGCGGCACAGCCGATCCTTCTGGCGCACTCGCTGCTTGCCCACGCGCAGCCGCTGCTGCGCGACCTGGAGCGGATCCAGGACGCCGACAAGCGGCTGGCGGTCTCGCCCTACGGCTCCGGCGCGCTGGCGGGATCCTCGCTCCAGCTGGACCCGGAGGCGATTGCCGCTGAGCTCGGCTTCAACTCCGCCGCGGACAATTCGCTCGACGGCACGGCCTCCCGCGACTTCGCCGCCGAGACGGCCTACGTGCTCGCGCAGATCGCCGTTGACCTATCGCGCTTCGCCGAGGAGATCATCGCCTGGTCCACCCCGGAGTTCGGCTACGTCATGCTCGATGACGCCTGGTCTACCGGGTCCTCCATCATGCCGCAGAAGAAAAACCCGGACGTTCCGGAGCTGGCGCGCGGCAAGACCGGCCGCTTGATCGGTAACCTCACCGGGCTGATGGCCACCCTCAAGGCGATGCCCCTGGCCTACAACCGGGACCTGCAGGAGGACAAGGAGCCGGTGATCGACTCGGTGACGCAGCTGCGCACCCTCCTGCCCGCGATGACAGGCCTGGTGTCGACGCTGGTCTTCCACGAGGAGCGGATGCGCCAGCTTGCTCCCGCCGGGTACACGCTAGCGACGGACCTAGCCGAGTGGATGGTGCGCCAGGGCGTGCCCTTCCGCGAGGCGCACGAGGCCTCCGGCGCGTGCGTGCGGCTCGCCGAGTCGCGGGGCGTGGATCTCGTTGATTTAACGGACGAGGAGTTAGCGGGCGTCGATAAGCGCCTGCTCCCCGAAGTGCGGGAAGTGCTGACCGTCGAAGGGGCGGTCGCCTCGCGCGCGACGCGGGGCGGTACCGCGAAGGTGCGCGTCGAGGAGCAGCGCGAGCGCGTCCGGGAAGCGGCGAGCCAGTTTCGCGAATGGGCGGGGAAACCTGTGCGTTCCTAA